A genome region from Fervidobacterium changbaicum includes the following:
- a CDS encoding DDE-type integrase/transposase/recombinase, translated as MQIHKVKKAFVKFRCRSCHTRDEIPTNLPQFVPLPFDSFKFFRFPIFIVLKAFVLYFKAVSLRSIRDSLNIKVSHVAIYKWILKLSCFFSILVPVDAFKVHGDETVVVFKSKKYYVWFLVEHNSNLIVAWHVSKYRDMGQVKILLEKFFGNNEREIELITDGLGAYGAVKILYKNINHIVVRLGQNNQCESKFSLFQDFVRAKRGFKNIDNLPMYVNSFCVVRNLLKLNGNDIARVMSVLLSSITTS; from the coding sequence ATGCAAATCCACAAAGTCAAAAAAGCCTTCGTTAAGTTCCGTTGCCGTTCTTGCCATACCAGAGACGAAATCCCAACTAACTTACCTCAATTTGTCCCTCTTCCTTTCGACTCTTTCAAGTTCTTCCGTTTCCCTATCTTTATTGTCCTTAAAGCCTTCGTCCTTTATTTCAAAGCTGTGTCCTTGCGTTCCATCAGAGACTCACTTAATATCAAAGTCTCTCATGTCGCTATCTACAAGTGGATCCTTAAGTTGTCTTGTTTCTTTTCCATCCTCGTTCCTGTAGATGCTTTCAAAGTCCATGGTGATGAAACTGTCGTTGTGTTTAAATCCAAAAAGTACTACGTTTGGTTCTTAGTTGAGCACAATTCGAATCTTATTGTTGCTTGGCATGTGTCTAAGTATCGTGATATGGGTCAGGTGAAGATATTGTTAGAGAAGTTCTTTGGTAACAACGAAAGAGAAATCGAACTAATCACTGATGGACTTGGTGCGTATGGTGCAGTGAAGATACTATACAAGAATATCAACCATATAGTTGTGAGACTTGGGCAGAACAATCAATGTGAATCTAAATTTTCGTTATTCCAAGACTTTGTACGAGCCAAGCGTGGATTTAAGAATATTGACAATCTTCCAATGTACGTAAACAGCTTTTGTGTAGTGAGAAATCTCTTGAAACTGAACGGGAATGATATTGCGCGTGTTATGAGTGTTCTATTGTCTTCCATCACTACAAGTTAA
- a CDS encoding ABC transporter permease, translated as MEQRNWKIIKYVIALSILFFVLFWIRTTIRNEFSRSLRENLFRLANSISTMEVDSISERFPDILVYKSTFEGEEYETRKGLKGLVKTLPDYSYGEEHAFYEEVYLSSNILRVDNKDYFVVFTPIVKDFEVAGILIQLHPASDSLKLLRTVDVMFLIFYGLFAIAFAIATFSIDPVTTYAIIVTFGVVLVFIVYPLYEAVRLTFMRTGTFTTSVWKTVLTEKGYLKAFANSVLLGSITATVSTIVGFLFAFLVTRTAIKGKKFISTLATLPVISPPFSLTLSIILLFGSNGLITKQLLKLNWDIYGLDGLVIAQTMGMFPIAYLTMVGVLEAIDSTLEEASMNLGASRWKVFTTVTLPLSLPGLLSSWLLVFTNSVADFANPLMLGGKFNVLSVTAYLEVTGMNRLDRGAALSLLLLLPTLTAFYLQRYVVNRKSYVTVTGKPSGRIVEIVSPGARRVLSVIAYVIIIFLVGLYSTIFMGCFVKNWGIDYTFTTANIVEALQRGKKALTDTTLLATVAMPIAGVFSMIVAFLFVRKKFPGKKLLQGLVLLPFSIPGTLVGISYVIAFNKPPLILVGTAAIIVINYVIRELPVGVEGGVATLKQIDPSIEEAAQNLGANPQTVFSTIILPLIRPAFISSLSYTFVRSMTAVSAVVFLISAKWYHITMQIYNFSENLRFGLASVLSSVLIIIILVVFGLLRLLVRKSEYLEKTIVQQ; from the coding sequence ATGGAACAAAGAAATTGGAAAATAATTAAATATGTCATTGCGCTCAGCATTTTGTTTTTTGTGCTCTTTTGGATACGTACAACGATAAGAAACGAGTTCTCCCGCTCCTTGCGGGAGAACTTATTCAGGTTGGCAAACTCAATATCGACTATGGAAGTTGACTCTATAAGTGAGAGATTCCCCGACATCCTTGTCTACAAGTCAACATTTGAAGGTGAAGAATACGAGACAAGAAAGGGTTTGAAGGGACTTGTTAAAACGCTCCCTGACTACAGCTACGGAGAAGAACATGCTTTTTATGAAGAAGTATATCTTTCCTCTAATATCCTAAGAGTTGACAACAAAGACTATTTTGTAGTCTTTACACCTATTGTTAAAGACTTTGAAGTAGCCGGGATTCTTATCCAGCTCCATCCAGCAAGTGACTCTTTGAAACTACTCAGAACAGTAGATGTTATGTTCCTGATATTCTATGGACTTTTCGCAATTGCTTTTGCGATTGCTACGTTCTCGATAGATCCGGTGACAACGTACGCAATAATTGTCACTTTTGGAGTCGTTTTGGTATTCATCGTCTACCCGCTTTATGAAGCGGTTAGGCTGACCTTCATGAGAACCGGCACGTTTACTACCAGTGTATGGAAGACAGTACTTACTGAAAAAGGATATTTGAAAGCGTTTGCTAACAGCGTGTTACTCGGTTCCATAACAGCGACTGTTTCCACGATCGTAGGTTTCCTTTTTGCATTTTTAGTTACGAGAACAGCAATCAAGGGAAAGAAATTTATCTCCACATTAGCAACGCTGCCGGTCATTTCACCGCCGTTTTCTTTAACCTTGTCCATAATACTCTTGTTTGGTTCAAATGGACTTATAACCAAGCAACTTCTGAAATTGAATTGGGATATATACGGTTTAGATGGTTTGGTAATTGCGCAGACGATGGGAATGTTCCCAATTGCGTATCTTACGATGGTCGGTGTTTTAGAAGCTATAGACAGCACGCTTGAAGAAGCCTCAATGAACCTCGGTGCAAGTAGGTGGAAGGTCTTTACAACAGTAACGCTACCACTATCACTTCCAGGGCTGCTAAGCTCGTGGCTGCTTGTTTTTACGAATTCGGTGGCCGACTTTGCGAATCCTCTAATGCTTGGTGGAAAATTCAACGTGCTTTCAGTCACTGCGTACCTCGAAGTAACTGGTATGAATCGCTTAGACAGAGGTGCTGCTCTGTCGTTATTGCTGTTACTTCCTACGCTCACCGCATTCTACTTGCAAAGGTATGTCGTTAACAGGAAATCGTACGTTACGGTCACAGGTAAACCCAGCGGTAGGATAGTTGAGATTGTAAGCCCTGGTGCAAGAAGGGTTCTCAGTGTGATAGCGTATGTAATTATAATATTCCTGGTAGGTTTGTATTCAACAATCTTTATGGGTTGTTTCGTCAAGAACTGGGGAATAGATTATACCTTTACAACTGCAAACATCGTCGAGGCACTCCAGCGCGGTAAAAAAGCGTTAACGGATACAACTTTGCTTGCGACTGTTGCGATGCCAATTGCAGGTGTATTTTCAATGATTGTTGCGTTTCTCTTTGTTCGTAAAAAGTTCCCAGGCAAAAAACTGTTGCAAGGTCTTGTACTATTACCATTTTCAATACCAGGTACGCTTGTGGGTATAAGTTATGTGATAGCGTTCAATAAGCCACCACTAATATTGGTTGGAACGGCTGCGATTATTGTGATAAATTACGTGATCAGAGAATTGCCCGTAGGGGTAGAAGGCGGAGTTGCTACTCTGAAACAAATAGATCCATCGATAGAAGAAGCAGCTCAAAATCTGGGAGCTAACCCACAGACAGTGTTCTCGACTATAATTCTTCCGCTCATAAGACCAGCGTTTATTTCAAGCCTTTCTTACACTTTTGTTAGATCTATGACCGCAGTTAGCGCGGTGGTGTTCTTGATTTCGGCGAAGTGGTATCATATTACTATGCAGATATACAATTTCTCAGAGAATCTAAGATTCGGTCTTGCAAGCGTACTATCTTCGGTACTTATAATCATAATCCTTGTTGTCTTCGGATTATTGAGGCTTCTCGTTCGTAAGAGCGAATATTTAGAAAAAACGATTGTCCAACAATGA
- the proC gene encoding pyrroline-5-carboxylate reductase gives MICMKVGIVGVGNIGSMILEVLNSKSEHEFFIYNRSPEKVRKYEAFENIKICANIQEVYQESDYTFLCVKPQQAPQVYEALAGVSQENGIIVSTAAGKRIEEISSATRKNKIIRIMPTITSKISIGITAVCYSKHVPMEKRKEFSELISPFGEIMELEEDKFDAFTVLNSSGPAFVAFVLESFIEGAINIGVNPDYARDIVLRTFEGSIKLLEHMNIEPSRLKYLVSSPGGVTIRGLYELEKNGVKGAIMSAIYEAYKRSHEL, from the coding sequence GTGATATGTATGAAAGTAGGGATAGTAGGTGTTGGAAACATCGGTAGCATGATTTTAGAGGTTTTAAACAGCAAAAGTGAACACGAGTTCTTTATATACAATAGGTCACCCGAAAAAGTTCGAAAGTATGAAGCGTTTGAGAATATTAAGATCTGTGCGAACATCCAGGAAGTCTATCAGGAATCTGATTACACGTTCCTCTGCGTAAAACCTCAACAAGCCCCGCAAGTATACGAGGCACTTGCTGGAGTATCACAAGAAAACGGAATTATAGTAAGTACTGCTGCTGGCAAAAGGATAGAAGAGATTTCGTCTGCCACTCGTAAGAACAAGATAATCAGAATAATGCCCACGATAACTTCGAAGATTTCCATAGGTATTACCGCTGTCTGCTACAGTAAACACGTACCTATGGAAAAACGGAAAGAATTTTCAGAATTAATCTCTCCATTCGGTGAGATAATGGAATTGGAGGAAGATAAATTCGATGCGTTTACTGTGCTTAACAGCAGTGGCCCAGCTTTTGTTGCTTTCGTGTTGGAAAGTTTTATAGAAGGAGCGATAAATATCGGTGTCAATCCGGATTACGCGCGAGATATTGTACTCAGAACCTTTGAAGGTTCCATAAAGTTGCTGGAACATATGAACATCGAACCTTCGAGGTTGAAGTACCTAGTTTCTTCACCCGGAGGAGTTACTATACGAGGCTTGTACGAACTTGAAAAGAATGGAGTCAAGGGTGCAATAATGTCTGCAATATATGAAGCATACAAACGAAGTCACGAGTTGTGA
- a CDS encoding ABC transporter ATP-binding protein, which yields MKQVSLKIKNVSKVFKDFRGREVTAVDNISFEVNPGEFVTLLGPSGCGKTTTLRMIAGFEKPTSGMILINDVNVVEIPPWKRDTAMVFQSYGLFPHMNVAENIAYGLKMRKVPKEEIEKKVKAILKVVGLEGFEERPPSSLSGGQQQRVALARALVVEPSVLLFDEPLSNLDVLLREQMRVEIKRIQKEVGITAIYVTHDRTEALTLSDKIVLMKGGKIEQIGTPEEIYEKPESKFAAEFMGKINFFPIDVVEFQPDKTVVKLKNAVYEIPSVPTKRSEKYVLGCRPEGLKLSKEGPVKGIITTIVYLGNFSEYYIQTDYGEVMVKVLPPFDKNLTEGREVFIEVIPEIAKIIPES from the coding sequence ATGAAGCAGGTCTCATTGAAAATAAAGAACGTGTCTAAAGTATTTAAAGATTTCAGAGGAAGAGAAGTAACCGCGGTCGATAATATCAGCTTCGAAGTTAACCCGGGGGAATTCGTTACTTTGCTGGGGCCCTCTGGATGCGGTAAAACGACAACTTTAAGAATGATTGCTGGCTTCGAGAAGCCAACCAGTGGAATGATACTAATTAACGATGTAAACGTGGTAGAAATTCCACCATGGAAACGAGACACAGCTATGGTTTTTCAAAGTTACGGACTGTTCCCTCACATGAACGTTGCTGAAAATATTGCCTATGGATTGAAGATGCGAAAAGTACCGAAGGAAGAGATAGAGAAGAAGGTCAAAGCCATTTTAAAGGTTGTTGGACTTGAAGGGTTTGAAGAAAGGCCGCCTTCCAGTCTCTCGGGTGGACAACAACAGAGGGTGGCTCTTGCAAGAGCGCTTGTTGTTGAACCTTCGGTTCTTCTTTTTGACGAACCGTTGTCAAATCTTGACGTATTGTTGAGAGAGCAGATGAGGGTTGAAATCAAGAGAATTCAAAAAGAAGTAGGTATAACGGCAATATATGTCACGCACGATCGAACAGAGGCACTAACACTTTCAGATAAAATTGTTCTCATGAAAGGTGGAAAAATAGAACAAATAGGTACACCGGAAGAGATTTACGAAAAACCGGAGAGTAAATTCGCGGCTGAGTTTATGGGTAAAATCAACTTTTTCCCAATAGATGTTGTGGAATTTCAGCCGGACAAAACGGTTGTCAAACTGAAGAATGCAGTCTACGAAATTCCTTCAGTTCCTACTAAGAGAAGTGAGAAGTACGTTCTCGGTTGCAGGCCGGAAGGCTTGAAACTATCAAAGGAAGGACCGGTGAAGGGAATAATAACGACGATAGTCTATCTTGGAAACTTCTCAGAATACTACATTCAAACGGATTACGGAGAGGTGATGGTCAAGGTGTTACCTCCGTTCGATAAAAATCTCACTGAAGGCAGGGAAGTGTTCATCGAAGTAATACCAGAAATAGCAAAGATTATACCAGAAAGCTAA
- a CDS encoding glutamate-5-semialdehyde dehydrogenase: MYEDVELSLKNLREAFEVLSREKSEKKNKFLKRLAEKIDENREYLKAENSKDVERARELKVKESLIDRLVLNDKRIDEMIESCQIVESLRDPIGEVVDSFVREDGLTIYKVRVPIGVLAIIYESRPNVTIETSILALKSGNTILLKGGSDALNSNKALVKLIKQALDDADLPRNSVELVEHTDRSVVDYILKQRGLIDLIIPRGGKSLIDYVVSNAKMPVLETGAGVCHIFVDESADIDKSIAVIDNAKTQRPGTCNAVETLLVHRKIASEFLPKLKKLFDDKKVEIRGCEETRKVIECAPATEEDWATEYLDLIISVKVVSSLDEAIEHIKKYSTKHSEAILTENYSNAMKFLNAIDSSTIYVNASTRFTDGGQFGMGAEIGISTQKFHARGPVGLKELTTTKFIVFGDYHVRK, encoded by the coding sequence GTGTACGAAGATGTGGAACTCTCTCTTAAGAATTTGAGAGAAGCTTTCGAGGTGTTAAGTCGAGAAAAGTCTGAGAAAAAGAACAAATTTCTGAAAAGGCTTGCTGAGAAAATAGATGAAAACCGAGAGTATCTGAAAGCTGAAAACAGCAAAGATGTAGAAAGAGCTCGTGAATTGAAGGTCAAAGAATCTCTGATAGATAGGCTGGTACTTAACGATAAAAGGATAGACGAAATGATTGAAAGTTGTCAGATTGTCGAAAGCTTGAGAGATCCCATCGGTGAAGTTGTCGACTCGTTCGTCAGAGAAGACGGTTTGACAATTTACAAAGTCCGTGTTCCGATAGGTGTTCTTGCTATTATTTACGAATCACGTCCAAATGTGACGATCGAAACTTCCATTTTGGCACTAAAGTCGGGAAACACGATATTACTTAAAGGTGGTTCTGATGCGCTAAATTCAAACAAGGCTCTTGTCAAACTTATAAAACAAGCATTAGATGACGCTGATTTACCAAGAAATTCGGTTGAATTAGTCGAACATACTGATAGAAGTGTTGTTGATTACATATTAAAACAACGCGGGTTGATCGACTTAATCATTCCGAGAGGAGGCAAATCTTTAATTGACTATGTTGTAAGTAACGCAAAGATGCCTGTTTTGGAAACGGGGGCTGGTGTCTGTCATATATTCGTTGATGAGAGTGCGGACATTGACAAGTCAATTGCAGTAATAGATAACGCGAAAACCCAAAGACCTGGAACCTGTAACGCTGTGGAAACTTTATTAGTCCACAGAAAAATAGCCTCCGAATTCTTACCAAAGTTGAAAAAGTTATTTGATGATAAGAAGGTTGAAATTCGTGGCTGTGAGGAGACCAGAAAGGTCATAGAATGTGCCCCGGCCACTGAGGAAGATTGGGCAACTGAATATTTGGACCTGATTATATCCGTGAAGGTTGTCTCTTCGTTAGATGAGGCAATTGAGCATATCAAGAAATATTCTACAAAACATTCCGAAGCAATTCTTACTGAGAACTATTCAAACGCTATGAAATTCTTAAATGCAATAGATTCATCAACAATTTATGTTAATGCTTCAACAAGGTTCACAGATGGTGGACAATTTGGAATGGGAGCTGAGATTGGCATAAGCACTCAAAAGTTTCACGCGAGAGGCCCTGTAGGACTCAAAGAACTAACAACAACTAAATTTATCGTCTTCGGTGATTATCATGTCAGAAAATAA
- the proB gene encoding glutamate 5-kinase: MAKIVLKVGSNLLVKEDAIDKTYVMKLVSLVDELMGSGHQVAIVSSGAAASGRALLAFKGHSKSLLSKQALCAIGQPKLMEIYQQAFSFYNRQVAQILLTRDDFNNRQRFLNLRNTLIGLSELGIVPIVNENDTISVDEIKFGDNDVLSAMFSICWGADYLFLMTSVDGVIGEDGTVIENYPIDIQNVKIAELGKTSFGSGGIFSKIAAAKIAVESGVDSYVINGRNLECVKKILRRAKCGTRFVTSKQRRLSKRESWVKYISKPKGTVYINEGARTALLNRKSLLPVGVVDVEGKFEKGDVVLLAHGEEILGRGITNYSADEIQRIKGLRTSEIPEEIYTYDEVVHADNVILEIKTL; encoded by the coding sequence ATGGCTAAGATTGTACTGAAGGTTGGCAGTAATTTGCTTGTCAAGGAAGATGCAATAGATAAGACGTATGTTATGAAGCTGGTCTCGCTTGTCGACGAGCTAATGGGTTCAGGCCATCAAGTGGCAATTGTCTCATCTGGTGCTGCAGCTTCTGGAAGAGCATTGTTAGCATTCAAAGGACATTCTAAAAGCCTTCTATCCAAGCAAGCACTTTGTGCCATCGGCCAACCTAAGTTAATGGAAATATATCAGCAGGCGTTTAGTTTTTACAATCGGCAAGTTGCACAGATATTGTTGACGAGGGACGACTTTAACAACCGGCAGCGGTTTCTAAATCTCAGAAACACACTAATTGGTCTAAGTGAACTTGGTATCGTACCTATTGTGAACGAAAATGACACGATTTCGGTTGATGAAATAAAGTTCGGTGATAATGACGTGCTTTCTGCCATGTTTTCGATATGCTGGGGTGCTGACTATCTGTTCCTTATGACTTCAGTTGATGGTGTAATAGGAGAAGATGGAACGGTTATAGAGAACTATCCAATTGACATCCAAAACGTAAAAATAGCCGAACTTGGAAAAACTTCTTTTGGTTCTGGCGGTATATTTTCGAAAATTGCGGCTGCAAAGATTGCAGTTGAAAGCGGCGTGGATTCGTATGTGATTAATGGCAGGAATTTGGAATGTGTAAAAAAGATACTTAGAAGAGCGAAATGTGGAACCAGGTTTGTTACTTCGAAGCAAAGAAGACTATCCAAAAGAGAATCATGGGTGAAGTACATCAGCAAGCCAAAAGGAACGGTTTACATAAACGAAGGTGCGAGAACTGCCTTGTTAAATAGAAAGAGTCTGTTACCTGTTGGGGTAGTTGATGTTGAAGGTAAGTTCGAAAAAGGTGATGTCGTTCTTTTAGCTCATGGTGAGGAGATTTTGGGAAGAGGTATCACAAACTATTCAGCCGATGAAATTCAACGAATAAAAGGGTTAAGAACTTCGGAAATCCCTGAAGAGATTTACACATACGATGAAGTAGTACACGCAGATAACGTGATTCTTGAGATAAAAACATTATAA